In Vibrio gangliei, a single window of DNA contains:
- a CDS encoding DUF1365 domain-containing protein — translation MNRTDIFQGHSIYKGKVRHRRFAPCSHHFSYPITMLGINVRQLSRLNHQHWMLGTQWYKPVRFVEKDYIKSEPGDLLARIKNKVMRLGGDWDGSDVMMLAQCRCFGLYFSPVNFYFCYQSDDECRYMLAEVSNTPWNERHYYLVNMKGEKVTQKAFHVSPFMEMDMKYQWRIHQPELKAASDDSHDGKALIHIENRTNDNANEKLFDATVAMTQLKMGNQEGHNSQATVSTMDWAALPFMNLKIVQGIYWQALKLFRKNVPFVPHQQKPSHKQQSQ, via the coding sequence ATGAATCGCACTGATATTTTTCAAGGACACAGCATCTACAAAGGCAAGGTACGCCACCGACGCTTTGCGCCATGCTCTCACCATTTTAGTTACCCCATCACCATGCTGGGTATCAATGTTCGACAGTTAAGCCGCCTAAACCACCAGCATTGGATGCTAGGCACACAATGGTATAAGCCGGTAAGATTTGTTGAGAAAGATTACATAAAAAGTGAACCGGGCGACTTATTGGCGCGTATTAAAAATAAAGTTATGCGCCTTGGTGGAGATTGGGATGGAAGTGATGTGATGATGCTGGCGCAGTGCCGTTGTTTTGGTCTCTACTTCAGCCCAGTTAACTTTTACTTTTGTTATCAATCTGACGATGAGTGCCGTTACATGCTAGCGGAAGTAAGCAATACCCCATGGAACGAGCGTCACTATTATTTGGTGAACATGAAAGGCGAGAAAGTGACGCAAAAAGCGTTTCATGTATCCCCTTTTATGGAGATGGACATGAAGTATCAATGGCGTATTCACCAACCAGAATTAAAGGCGGCTAGCGACGATTCACACGACGGCAAAGCACTGATTCATATTGAAAATCGAACCAATGATAACGCTAATGAAAAACTATTTGATGCCACCGTCGCCATGACTCAACTAAAAATGGGCAATCAAGAGGGTCACAATAGCCAAGCGACCGTCTCAACGATGGACTGGGCTGCACTGCCCTTTATGAATTTAAAAATTGTACAAGGTATTTACTGGCAAGCATTAAAGCTCTTTCGCAAAAATGTGCCTTTTGTGCCTCATCAACAAAAGCCGTCACACAAGCAGCAATCCCAATAG
- the ccmA gene encoding cytochrome c biogenesis heme-transporting ATPase CcmA encodes MLEVRDLTAIRDDRELFESVSFAVTAGDLVQVEGRNGSGKTTMLRIITGLGDSDSGEIFWNGVETRKDRDAFHQDLLFIGHQTGVKKELTAFENLSFYQKLNGSAGVTQDDIWMALAKVGLAGKEDIPTGKLSAGQQRRVALARLWLSKHPLWILDEPLTAIDKQGIKVIEALFVEHTNNGGMVLFTTHQDMFTELDSLKKIRLGE; translated from the coding sequence ATGCTGGAAGTACGAGACCTCACCGCGATTCGTGATGATAGGGAATTATTTGAATCGGTCAGTTTTGCTGTCACAGCGGGTGATCTTGTACAAGTGGAAGGCCGTAATGGTTCAGGGAAAACCACCATGCTGCGTATTATTACTGGGTTAGGTGATAGTGATTCTGGTGAAATTTTCTGGAATGGTGTTGAAACACGTAAAGATAGAGATGCCTTTCATCAAGATTTATTGTTTATTGGTCATCAGACCGGTGTGAAAAAAGAGCTGACCGCGTTCGAAAACTTATCTTTTTATCAAAAGTTGAATGGCAGCGCAGGCGTCACACAAGATGATATTTGGATGGCCTTAGCCAAGGTTGGGTTAGCGGGTAAAGAAGATATTCCGACCGGTAAGTTATCTGCGGGGCAACAGCGACGTGTGGCCTTAGCACGTTTATGGCTGAGTAAGCATCCGCTGTGGATTTTAGATGAACCATTAACAGCGATTGATAAACAAGGGATTAAAGTGATTGAGGCTTTGTTTGTCGAACACACCAACAATGGAGGTATGGTGCTTTTTACCACTCACCAAGACATGTTTACCGAGCTTGATAGCCTCAAAAAAATTCGATTGGGTGAATAA
- a CDS encoding class I SAM-dependent methyltransferase produces MEQTQSLVAEKSKFGWLNESCKQLVFKILNTMQDACIEIQDGTEKNTLGQPDATLRAQVMIHDPAVYRDIVKGGSIAAAEAYIAQRWSTLDLTTLIRIFARHQQELDQLERKMSWLANVKNTLTQRLNLNTIAGSKKNILAHYDLGNELYTRFLDDSMMYSCAVYSAENTRLEQAQQNKLKSICDKLDLQASDHLIEIGTGWGGLAIFAAQHYGCQVTTTTISDAQYQFAQQKIAALGLENQITLLKKDYRLLDGQYDKLVSIEMIEAVGHEYLPEFFKQCNDLLKPTGKLLIQAITIADQRYEKYRKSTDFIQKYIFPGGCLPSISVISQQVQTSTDMTIDNIEDIGLHYARTLADWCNNFENNWSEIQPFGYDDTFKRLWHYYFCYCEGAFMERVISTHHIVMRKPRYFDQHDETILDY; encoded by the coding sequence ATGGAACAGACACAATCTTTAGTGGCCGAAAAAAGCAAATTTGGCTGGCTAAATGAATCATGTAAGCAACTGGTGTTTAAGATTTTAAATACCATGCAAGACGCTTGTATTGAAATTCAAGATGGCACAGAGAAAAACACGTTGGGTCAGCCTGATGCAACTTTACGTGCCCAGGTCATGATTCACGATCCTGCTGTGTATCGCGACATTGTGAAAGGCGGCAGCATCGCAGCGGCCGAGGCTTATATTGCACAACGTTGGAGTACACTCGATCTCACGACTTTAATTCGCATCTTTGCTCGCCATCAACAAGAACTGGATCAACTCGAACGTAAAATGAGTTGGCTCGCTAATGTCAAAAACACCCTAACGCAACGCCTAAATCTCAACACCATTGCCGGTTCGAAAAAAAACATTTTGGCCCATTACGATCTGGGTAATGAGCTTTATACCCGATTTTTAGATGACAGCATGATGTATTCCTGTGCGGTGTATTCAGCTGAAAATACCCGCCTTGAGCAAGCTCAGCAGAATAAATTAAAGTCCATTTGCGACAAATTAGACTTGCAAGCGAGTGATCATTTAATTGAGATTGGAACGGGCTGGGGAGGTTTAGCCATTTTTGCGGCGCAACACTATGGATGCCAAGTGACGACGACTACGATTTCTGACGCTCAATACCAATTTGCTCAACAAAAAATCGCGGCGTTAGGTTTAGAAAATCAAATTACGCTACTCAAAAAAGACTACCGATTGCTGGATGGTCAATATGACAAACTGGTGTCGATAGAAATGATTGAAGCGGTTGGTCACGAATACCTGCCAGAATTTTTTAAGCAATGTAATGATCTTCTTAAACCAACGGGCAAACTGTTGATCCAAGCGATCACGATTGCCGATCAACGTTATGAGAAGTATCGAAAAAGCACCGACTTTATCCAAAAGTACATCTTCCCCGGTGGTTGTTTACCTTCCATCAGTGTGATCAGCCAGCAAGTGCAAACGTCAACCGACATGACCATAGATAATATTGAAGATATTGGTTTGCATTACGCACGTACATTGGCGGATTGGTGTAATAACTTTGAGAATAATTGGTCTGAAATTCAACCATTTGGGTATGACGACACGTTCAAGCGTCTATGGCATTACTACTTCTGTTATTGTGAAGGCGCATTTATGGAACGAGTGATCAGCACCCACCATATTGTTATGCGTAAGCCTCGTTACTTTGATCAGCACGATGAAACGATTCTCGATTATTAA
- a CDS encoding NAD(P)/FAD-dependent oxidoreductase → MKNIAIIGSGISGLTAAYLLSREHQVTVFEKNDYIGGHTATKEVNLDGKTYAIDTGFIVYNERTYPNFIKLLGQLGIKQQKTEMSFSVMNPASNLEYNGSTLNTLFAQRRNLLRPSFWRLIKDILRFNSLCKTLHQQDDIDPALTLGEFLQTHQFGDGFCQNYILPMGAAIWSSSLGEMMQFQLKFFVRFFYNHGLLDIQNRPQWFVIPGGSKQYIAPLIQSFKDNIRLNCDIQTITRKDTHVEITLANGKTERFDEIVLACHSDQTLSLLADATEQEREILSNIPYRNNQVVLHTDIQLLPQRRLAWASWNYHLDSDIERPACVTYNMNILQGIQSETTFCVTLNNTGQIDPDKIINTFDYAHPIFNQVSLAAQQRRSEICGHNRTHFTGAYWHNGFHEDGVRSAVEVAARFGISL, encoded by the coding sequence ATGAAGAATATTGCGATTATTGGTTCAGGTATTTCAGGCTTAACCGCCGCGTACTTGCTCAGCCGAGAGCACCAAGTCACCGTATTTGAAAAGAATGATTATATTGGCGGCCATACCGCAACTAAAGAGGTTAACCTTGATGGTAAAACCTACGCCATCGATACCGGTTTTATTGTGTATAACGAGCGCACTTACCCCAACTTTATCAAACTCCTGGGCCAACTTGGCATTAAGCAACAAAAGACGGAGATGAGTTTTAGCGTCATGAACCCAGCGTCCAACTTAGAATACAACGGTAGTACGCTCAATACTCTGTTTGCTCAACGCCGTAACCTACTTCGCCCCTCTTTTTGGCGCTTAATTAAGGACATTTTGCGTTTCAATAGCCTATGTAAGACTTTGCATCAACAAGATGATATTGACCCCGCCTTGACCTTGGGCGAATTTTTACAAACCCACCAGTTTGGCGACGGGTTTTGTCAAAATTATATTTTACCGATGGGCGCGGCCATTTGGTCATCCAGCCTAGGTGAAATGATGCAATTTCAACTTAAGTTTTTCGTGCGTTTTTTCTACAACCACGGGCTACTCGATATCCAAAACCGCCCGCAATGGTTTGTTATTCCTGGCGGTTCAAAACAATACATCGCCCCTCTTATTCAATCCTTTAAGGACAACATTAGGCTAAATTGTGATATTCAAACCATCACTCGTAAAGACACTCATGTTGAAATCACATTGGCTAATGGCAAAACAGAACGGTTTGATGAAATTGTCTTAGCGTGTCATTCCGACCAAACTTTATCTCTGCTTGCTGATGCAACGGAACAAGAGCGCGAGATTTTATCGAACATCCCCTATCGGAATAACCAAGTTGTATTGCATACCGATATTCAATTACTTCCTCAACGTCGATTGGCATGGGCAAGTTGGAACTATCATTTAGATTCAGATATTGAGCGCCCAGCTTGTGTCACCTACAACATGAATATTCTTCAAGGCATACAGTCTGAAACGACTTTCTGCGTCACCCTCAATAATACCGGGCAAATTGACCCAGATAAGATCATCAATACCTTTGATTATGCGCATCCAATTTTTAACCAAGTCAGTTTAGCGGCTCAACAGCGTCGCAGTGAAATTTGTGGTCATAATCGTACTCATTTCACGGGTGCCTATTGGCATAATGGCTTCCACGAAGATGGCGTGCGCAGTGCGGTAGAAGTGGCTGCACGATTTGGAATCTCGTTATGA
- a CDS encoding nuclear transport factor 2 family protein, which yields MTQISTNINRFIETYQNLDKDHLHLLDEIYADHIQFQDPLHRVEGLHQLHQYFEHLYANVISCHFEINQTFEQREQAAVYWTMHLRHPKLNHGNSIVVDGHSHLVFSQDEGCAQCKIIHHRDYFDIGSMLYEQLPVVGSIVKFIKQKASS from the coding sequence ATGACACAAATTTCAACCAACATTAATCGATTTATCGAGACCTACCAAAATCTCGACAAAGATCATTTGCATCTTCTGGATGAGATTTATGCCGACCATATTCAGTTCCAAGACCCGCTTCATCGGGTAGAAGGGCTACACCAGCTGCATCAATATTTTGAGCATCTTTATGCCAATGTTATTTCCTGTCATTTCGAGATTAATCAAACCTTCGAGCAACGTGAACAGGCCGCGGTGTATTGGACCATGCACTTGCGTCATCCAAAACTGAACCACGGCAACAGTATTGTGGTCGATGGGCACTCACATCTTGTTTTTAGCCAAGACGAGGGCTGCGCTCAATGCAAAATCATTCACCACAGGGACTATTTTGATATTGGCAGTATGTTGTATGAGCAACTTCCGGTTGTGGGCTCAATCGTTAAGTTCATCAAACAAAAGGCCAGCTCATGA
- a CDS encoding YbgA family protein, with protein sequence MKLPQQQPQIGISACVTGEHVRFDKGHKRSDFCMTHLAPFVRFQGFCPEVAIGLPVPRPTIRLVQYQDGVHAQRPDGSGDVTQDLTNYGQNIANKIDHLSGFIFCQKSPSCGMERVKVYQEDGKGSTASGIGLFAKQIMAYNPNLPCEENGRLMDPALRENFIIRVFTYQHWKELLASGLTKHKLIAFHSERKYLLMSHHLVSYKEAGRLLARADLDVEEMAQQYISILMSGLKHVATHRSHTNTLQHLQGYFKKVLTKQQKSELTTHIEDFRQGVVPLLVPLTLINHYLKEFPQQYLAAQVYLAPYPQELKLRYI encoded by the coding sequence ATGAAATTACCTCAACAGCAACCTCAAATAGGCATTAGCGCCTGTGTTACAGGAGAACATGTTCGATTTGATAAAGGACATAAACGCTCAGATTTTTGCATGACTCACCTTGCGCCTTTTGTCCGCTTTCAAGGTTTTTGTCCGGAAGTGGCGATTGGGTTACCAGTACCAAGACCGACCATTCGCCTAGTGCAATATCAAGACGGCGTGCACGCCCAACGCCCAGATGGTAGCGGCGATGTCACCCAAGATTTGACTAATTATGGTCAGAACATTGCGAATAAGATTGATCACTTGAGCGGTTTTATTTTCTGCCAAAAAAGCCCAAGTTGTGGCATGGAAAGAGTGAAAGTGTATCAAGAAGATGGCAAAGGCAGCACCGCCAGTGGCATCGGTTTGTTTGCCAAGCAAATCATGGCCTACAACCCAAACCTACCTTGTGAAGAAAATGGTCGCCTAATGGACCCAGCCTTGCGAGAAAACTTTATCATTCGTGTATTTACCTACCAGCATTGGAAAGAATTACTGGCGTCAGGCTTAACTAAACACAAGTTAATTGCCTTTCACAGTGAACGTAAGTACCTACTCATGAGCCATCACCTTGTGAGCTATAAAGAAGCCGGACGATTATTGGCGCGTGCCGATCTGGACGTAGAAGAGATGGCGCAACAATACATTTCGATATTAATGTCGGGGCTCAAGCATGTAGCAACCCATCGCAGCCATACCAATACGTTGCAGCATTTACAGGGTTACTTTAAAAAAGTGCTGACGAAACAACAAAAAAGCGAGCTCACGACTCATATTGAAGACTTTCGCCAGGGAGTAGTCCCACTGCTCGTGCCGTTAACGCTCATTAATCACTACTTAAAAGAGTTTCCACAGCAATATTTGGCCGCACAAGTGTATCTGGCTCCTTATCCTCAGGAACTGAAGTTACGTTATATCTAG
- a CDS encoding DUF2878 domain-containing protein, translated as MKRFSIINFLLFQACWALAASFPVNAPFFMLTAFAIHFALTPTRRADSLLLIIALLGVLIDQLLVTIKVLDIGQSTLPLWLILLWGHFTLCLNHSLSWLRTLKWPLQSVLGAIFGSFSYYMGLQVGAFNTFQSIEIFIFSYALVWAILLPLMLIYAQWTQR; from the coding sequence ATGAAACGATTCTCGATTATTAATTTCCTTCTGTTCCAAGCCTGTTGGGCGTTAGCTGCATCGTTCCCAGTTAACGCTCCTTTTTTTATGCTGACAGCTTTTGCTATACATTTTGCTTTGACCCCAACCCGTCGTGCCGATAGCCTGCTGCTCATTATTGCTTTGCTTGGCGTATTGATCGATCAACTTCTTGTGACCATCAAGGTTTTAGACATTGGGCAATCTACCCTGCCGCTGTGGTTAATTTTATTATGGGGACATTTTACCTTATGTTTGAACCATAGCTTGTCCTGGTTGAGAACATTGAAATGGCCTCTACAAAGTGTACTGGGGGCCATTTTTGGCAGTTTCAGTTATTACATGGGATTACAAGTCGGTGCGTTTAATACATTTCAAAGTATTGAAATCTTCATTTTCAGCTATGCACTAGTATGGGCGATATTGCTGCCTCTGATGTTGATTTATGCTCAATGGACACAACGTTAA
- a CDS encoding sigma-70 family RNA polymerase sigma factor, whose protein sequence is MSVDIIDNNDSLPPLEHWLQAIANQRDKQAFKQLFHWFAPKIQRFGMKQFNHPEQAKELVQETMTSVWRKAHLFDADKGAATTWVYTIMRNASFDMLRKIRTQKEEHLSDDIWPLVESDVVEPLDVSDHLMSNKIKRLLDRLSHEQRQLIEGVYFKELSQEQLAEQFNIPLGTVKSRLRLAIAKLRHLMGEHS, encoded by the coding sequence ATGAGCGTAGACATTATCGACAACAACGACTCGCTGCCGCCACTGGAACACTGGTTGCAAGCCATCGCCAATCAACGTGACAAACAGGCTTTTAAGCAACTGTTTCACTGGTTTGCGCCTAAAATTCAGCGCTTTGGCATGAAGCAATTTAACCACCCAGAACAAGCAAAAGAACTGGTACAAGAAACCATGACCAGCGTATGGCGCAAAGCCCATCTCTTCGATGCCGATAAAGGCGCTGCCACAACTTGGGTTTATACCATCATGCGGAATGCGTCATTTGATATGTTACGCAAAATCCGCACACAAAAAGAAGAACACCTCAGTGATGACATCTGGCCGCTCGTGGAATCTGACGTCGTTGAGCCGCTAGATGTCAGCGATCATTTGATGAGCAATAAAATTAAGCGCCTTCTTGACCGTCTATCACACGAACAAAGGCAACTTATCGAAGGTGTGTATTTTAAAGAATTATCTCAAGAACAATTGGCCGAACAATTTAATATTCCTTTAGGCACCGTCAAATCACGTTTGAGACTTGCTATTGCTAAACTCAGACACCTAATGGGAGAACATTCATGA
- a CDS encoding SDR family NAD(P)-dependent oxidoreductase: protein MNHSTNGLVNVLISGASSGIGRALALHYANQGYCVWAGGRNLDALKSLMEVHRNILPLCCDITNPEAIKAASVSLPSLDIIILNAGTCEYIDEAKHFDGALFSRVINTNLISIGYCLEAWLPLLSTGGNLALTSSSASFLPLPRAEAYGASKAAVTYLARTLSIDLKKDDIHVSVIHPGFVETPLTDKNDFPMPCLVSPDQAAEIIYQGISHNKSEIHFPKRFTWLLKLLSLLPFPIWKKLAARMTK, encoded by the coding sequence ATGAATCACTCAACAAATGGCTTAGTAAACGTATTAATTAGCGGCGCTTCGTCTGGCATTGGACGAGCGCTTGCTTTGCATTATGCCAATCAAGGCTACTGTGTTTGGGCGGGTGGACGTAATCTCGATGCGCTTAAATCCTTAATGGAAGTGCATCGAAATATACTTCCATTGTGCTGCGATATTACGAACCCAGAGGCAATAAAAGCCGCATCGGTGAGTTTGCCTTCGCTCGATATCATCATTCTAAATGCTGGCACCTGCGAATACATTGATGAGGCTAAACACTTTGATGGGGCACTCTTTTCTCGTGTCATTAACACCAACCTCATCAGTATTGGATACTGCCTCGAAGCATGGCTACCGCTCCTTAGCACGGGTGGTAACTTGGCTCTCACCAGCTCTAGTGCCAGCTTTTTACCTTTACCACGCGCTGAAGCTTATGGGGCATCAAAAGCCGCCGTCACCTATCTTGCTCGCACATTAAGCATCGATTTGAAAAAAGACGACATTCACGTCAGCGTGATTCACCCTGGATTTGTGGAAACACCACTCACCGATAAAAATGACTTTCCAATGCCTTGCTTAGTCAGCCCAGATCAAGCCGCTGAGATTATTTATCAAGGTATTAGCCATAACAAAAGCGAGATTCATTTTCCCAAGCGCTTTACTTGGCTACTGAAATTACTGTCGTTATTACCCTTTCCAATATGGAAAAAACTGGCTGCAAGGATGACAAAATAA
- a CDS encoding ChrR family anti-sigma-E factor yields the protein MKHHPSHELLTAFVGAELPASLSVVISAHIELCPQCQCSIEALNRHHAEQVFVDNTSVMHKENHSDKRYSDNSYEEFDTEFGDMFDDMVDSITASAELEQELKLDPVTICFKGQQYTLPHALRSLTLQKPQSLGKITRSRVDLADGQLKTSLLHIEPGGSVPMHTHKGFELTLLLSGEFSDSMGQYQAGDFIWLNGEHEHSPHTETGCLCLSVSSDALQFTKGLSKLLNPIGTFIY from the coding sequence ATGAAACATCATCCAAGCCATGAATTGCTCACCGCTTTCGTGGGTGCTGAATTGCCCGCCTCTTTAAGTGTGGTCATTTCAGCGCATATTGAATTGTGCCCGCAATGCCAGTGTTCTATCGAAGCATTAAATCGACATCATGCTGAGCAAGTGTTTGTAGATAACACTTCAGTGATGCATAAAGAAAATCACTCTGATAAACGCTATTCGGATAACTCTTATGAGGAGTTTGACACTGAATTTGGCGACATGTTTGATGACATGGTTGATAGCATTACTGCCAGCGCAGAGTTAGAGCAAGAACTCAAGCTTGATCCAGTGACGATATGCTTCAAAGGCCAACAATATACCCTACCTCATGCCTTGCGTTCATTGACGTTACAAAAACCGCAAAGCCTAGGCAAAATTACTCGTTCTCGTGTCGACCTAGCTGACGGGCAGTTGAAAACCAGCCTGTTACATATTGAACCCGGTGGCAGTGTTCCTATGCATACCCATAAAGGCTTTGAGTTGACTTTACTGCTATCCGGCGAGTTTTCCGACAGCATGGGTCAGTATCAGGCTGGGGATTTCATTTGGCTTAATGGTGAACATGAACATTCACCCCACACTGAAACTGGCTGCTTATGTTTAAGCGTCTCTAGCGATGCTTTGCAATTTACCAAAGGGTTATCCAAATTATTAAACCCTATTGGTACATTTATTTACTGA
- the phrB gene encoding deoxyribodipyrimidine photo-lyase, whose protein sequence is MNLVWFRNDLRIDDNPALHAAMEAKQPFQAIFISTPKQWQQHDMAAIKIDFIERHVNLLAEQFTKAGIEFVHIAATDFEHQSQQLLDYCIQNNIDAVFANDEVEFNERTRDHWIGEKLRQNGLNFHTFEADVIVRKGAIVNKQNEMYKVFTPFKKAWAAHLIQYLASPITTDLEQGRTVQPSSTAQKKQANKITFNAEKKDSNKWPLADVVLRQVIPDFLQNKLSDYHQDRDFPAIKGTSGLSPYLAIGAISVKRILAELLHHDPLILENISQPQGSWLNELAWRDFYRHLLHHFPKLNKHQNFNHKYDALPWPNSPQLFEAWKEGKTGYPIVDAAMRQLVQTGWMHNRLRMIVASFLTKHCLVDWRLGEQFFMQHLIDGDLSANNGGWQWSAGTGCDAQPYFRIFNPISQSEKYDPDGSFIRKYLPELECVPLKHLHFPHEYLKKNHIESYWPAIVDHATARQQALSFYKQT, encoded by the coding sequence ATGAATCTCGTTTGGTTTCGCAATGATCTTCGTATCGATGACAACCCAGCTCTGCATGCTGCTATGGAAGCAAAGCAACCTTTTCAAGCGATTTTTATTTCAACCCCTAAGCAATGGCAGCAACATGATATGGCCGCCATCAAAATCGACTTTATAGAACGTCACGTCAACTTGTTAGCTGAGCAGTTTACCAAGGCGGGCATTGAGTTCGTTCATATCGCCGCCACCGATTTTGAGCACCAATCGCAACAACTGCTCGACTACTGTATTCAAAACAACATCGATGCCGTGTTTGCGAACGATGAAGTCGAATTTAATGAAAGAACGCGCGATCATTGGATAGGTGAGAAACTGCGTCAAAACGGGCTAAATTTTCACACCTTTGAGGCCGATGTCATCGTACGTAAGGGTGCGATAGTCAATAAGCAGAATGAAATGTATAAAGTGTTTACGCCCTTTAAGAAAGCATGGGCAGCGCATTTAATCCAATATCTTGCCTCACCTATCACCACTGACCTTGAACAAGGCCGGACAGTTCAACCGAGCAGCACTGCTCAGAAGAAGCAGGCTAACAAAATTACGTTTAACGCAGAGAAGAAAGATTCCAATAAATGGCCACTCGCGGATGTGGTCTTAAGACAAGTGATACCTGATTTCCTACAGAACAAACTCAGTGATTATCATCAGGATAGAGACTTCCCTGCAATAAAAGGCACATCAGGTTTATCCCCTTATTTAGCCATTGGTGCGATCAGTGTTAAACGCATCCTTGCGGAATTGTTGCACCACGATCCACTCATATTGGAAAATATTTCTCAGCCACAAGGCAGTTGGCTCAATGAGTTAGCCTGGCGAGACTTTTATCGTCACCTGCTACACCACTTCCCAAAACTCAATAAACATCAGAACTTTAACCATAAGTATGATGCTTTGCCGTGGCCAAATTCACCACAATTGTTTGAAGCATGGAAAGAAGGAAAAACTGGTTATCCAATTGTCGATGCCGCAATGAGACAACTGGTACAAACCGGCTGGATGCATAACCGACTACGCATGATCGTAGCCAGTTTTTTAACCAAACATTGTCTGGTCGATTGGCGTTTAGGCGAGCAATTTTTTATGCAACATTTGATTGATGGCGATCTCAGTGCCAATAACGGTGGCTGGCAATGGTCGGCGGGCACAGGTTGCGACGCTCAACCTTACTTTCGAATTTTCAACCCTATCAGCCAAAGCGAAAAATATGATCCCGATGGCAGCTTCATTCGTAAATATCTACCAGAGCTGGAATGTGTACCGCTAAAGCACCTGCATTTTCCGCATGAGTACTTAAAAAAGAATCACATAGAAAGCTATTGGCCAGCGATTGTTGATCACGCAACGGCAAGGCAACAGGCTTTGAGTTTTTATAAGCAAACTTAA
- the ccmB gene encoding heme exporter protein CcmB yields MIANMLSIIRRELLIAYRRQADVFNPLWFFIIVITLFPLSIGPEPNLLARIAAGIIWVAALLSALLSLERLFRDDFHDGALEQLMLLPIPLPLVVLAKVIAHWLLTGLPLILISPLLAVLLSLDIKTWLAVVVTLLLGTPTLSFIGAIGVALTVGLQKGGVLLSLLVLPLYIPVLIFATSAIEAATSGFAYSGQLAILGAMLMGAATLTPFAISASLRISVN; encoded by the coding sequence ATGATCGCCAATATGTTGTCTATTATTCGTCGCGAACTCTTGATTGCTTATCGTCGCCAAGCGGATGTGTTTAACCCCTTGTGGTTTTTTATCATCGTTATCACTTTGTTTCCATTGAGTATTGGCCCAGAGCCGAATTTGTTAGCGCGTATTGCAGCCGGCATCATTTGGGTAGCGGCGTTGCTTTCGGCTCTGTTATCGTTAGAGCGTTTATTCCGCGATGATTTTCATGATGGCGCACTCGAACAATTAATGTTGTTGCCAATCCCATTGCCTTTGGTGGTGTTGGCCAAAGTGATCGCTCATTGGTTACTGACCGGCTTGCCGTTGATTTTGATTAGTCCTTTGTTAGCGGTGTTGCTGTCTTTGGATATAAAAACCTGGCTGGCTGTGGTGGTGACTTTGTTACTTGGCACACCAACGCTAAGTTTTATTGGTGCGATTGGGGTCGCGCTAACGGTTGGATTACAAAAAGGCGGTGTATTGCTGAGTTTGCTGGTGTTGCCTTTGTATATTCCTGTGCTGATTTTCGCGACATCGGCGATTGAAGCGGCTACCAGTGGATTTGCGTATTCAGGCCAGTTGGCCATTTTAGGAGCAATGTTGATGGGCGCGGCGACCTTAACCCCATTTGCGATCAGTGCGTCATTACGTATAAGTGTGAATTAG